The sequence GGTCCGGAGTGAAGACGCCGCCTTCCAGCAGGTAGTCGTGGTCGGTCTCCAGGGCGGCGAGGACCTCGGGGAGGCTGCCGGGGACCTGCGGGATGGCGCGGGCCTCCTCGGGCGGCAGCTCGTAGAGGTCCTTGTCGACCGGCTCCGCGGGCTCGATCTTGTTCTTGATGCCGTCCAGGCCGGCCATCAGCATGGCGGAGAAGGCCAGGTAGGGGTTGCAGGCCGGGTCCGGTACGCGGAACTCGATGCGCTTGGCCTTCGGGTTCGAGCCGGTGATGGGGACGCGGATGCAGGCCGAGCGGTTGCGCTGGGAGTAGACCAGGTTGACCGGGGCCTCGTAGCCGGGGACGAGGCGGTGGTAGCTGTTCACCGTGGGGTTGCTGAAGGCCAGCAGGGAGGCGGCGTGCTTGAGCAGGCCGCCGATGTAGTAGCGGGCGTTGTCGGACAGGCCCGCGTAGCCGACCTCGTCGTAGAAGAGGGGCGAGCCGTCCTTCCAGAGGGACTGGTGGCAGTGCATGCCCGACCCGTTGTCACCGAAGATGGGCTTCGGCATGAACGTGACGGTCTTGCCCGCGGCGCGCGCGACGTTCTTCACGATGTACTTGTAGAGCATCAGGTTGTCGGCCGTCTTCAGCAGCGTGTCGAAGCGGAAGTCGATCTCGGCCTGGCCGGCGGTGCCGACCTCGTGGTGCTGCATCTCGACGTGGATGCCCGAATCGATGAGCTGGGCCACCATCTCCGAGCGCAGGTCGGTGTAGTGGTCCATCGGCGGGACGGGGAAGTAGCCGCCCTTGTAGGGGGGCTTGGCGCCGAGGTTGCCGCCGGGCTCCTCGCGGCCGGTGTTCCAGGCGCCCTCGACGGAGTCGAGGTAGTAGTAGCCGGCGTTCTGCTTGGTCTCGAAGCGGACGTCGTCGAAGATGTAGAACTCGGCTTCGGGGCCGAAGTAGCAGGTGTCGGCGATGCCGGTGCCGCGCAGGTACTCCTGGGCCTTGCGCGCGATGTTGCGCGGGTCGCGGCTGTAGGGCTCGCCCGTCAGCGGGTCGTGCACGAAGAAGTTCAGGATCAGCGTCTTGTGCTGCCGGAACGGGTCCACGACGGCGGTACTCGGGTCCGGCAGCAGGAGCATGTCGGACTCGTGGATCTCCTGGAAACCGCGGACCGACGACCCGTCGAACATCAGCCCGTCGGTGAAGACGCTCTCGCCGAAGCTCTCGACGGGGAACGTGAAGTGCTGCATCTTGCCAGGCAGGTCCACGAACCGGCAGTCGACGAATCTCACACCTTCGTTCCTGATGTAGCTCAGGACCTCTTCGGCGCTGCTGAACATCCAGCCTCCTCAGGGCGGTTCTCGGCTTCCACGACGTTATGTCCGCGCCGTTTCCCGACCATGTCTCGTGTGTTTCCGCTGTGTTACGGGTCACATCGGGCCTCCCCTCCGGAGCCGCGTCCGAACCTCCGGAAGGACGGGATAGCGTAGGGACATGAGCGGTGGTAAGGCGGCCGGGCCGCGGTGGACGCAGACGTGGCTCGGCGGGGCGCGCTCGGCCGGGGCGGACCTCGGCGAGCCCGGGAAGCGGATCGGCCTGCCCGCGAGCGGCAGCGGCTCCGTCGCGCCCTACGGCCGCAGGCTCCTCGCCCTGTTCGTCGACTGGGGCCTGTCGATGCTGGTGGCGAGCCTGCTCGCACGCTCGTTCGGGTGGGAGCCCGCCGAACGCAGCACGTGGACGCTGCTCATCTTCGGCCTCCAGGCGTGGGTGC is a genomic window of Actinomadura citrea containing:
- the glnA gene encoding type I glutamate--ammonia ligase, with translation MFSSAEEVLSYIRNEGVRFVDCRFVDLPGKMQHFTFPVESFGESVFTDGLMFDGSSVRGFQEIHESDMLLLPDPSTAVVDPFRQHKTLILNFFVHDPLTGEPYSRDPRNIARKAQEYLRGTGIADTCYFGPEAEFYIFDDVRFETKQNAGYYYLDSVEGAWNTGREEPGGNLGAKPPYKGGYFPVPPMDHYTDLRSEMVAQLIDSGIHVEMQHHEVGTAGQAEIDFRFDTLLKTADNLMLYKYIVKNVARAAGKTVTFMPKPIFGDNGSGMHCHQSLWKDGSPLFYDEVGYAGLSDNARYYIGGLLKHAASLLAFSNPTVNSYHRLVPGYEAPVNLVYSQRNRSACIRVPITGSNPKAKRIEFRVPDPACNPYLAFSAMLMAGLDGIKNKIEPAEPVDKDLYELPPEEARAIPQVPGSLPEVLAALETDHDYLLEGGVFTPDLIETYVTMKNEFEIDPIRLRPHPHEFELYYDI
- a CDS encoding RDD family protein → MSGGKAAGPRWTQTWLGGARSAGADLGEPGKRIGLPASGSGSVAPYGRRLLALFVDWGLSMLVASLLARSFGWEPAERSTWTLLIFGLQAWVLTAFLGTTIGKRLCGIRVVRLDGRPVGLGWGLARTLLLLLVIPALIWDRDYRGMHDRAGNTVVVTQ